Below is a window of Picosynechococcus sp. PCC 7002 DNA.
GGATGATCGCCCAATGTGTCGATGATCTAACGTTACAAAAAGACCTGAAGCGCCAGGCTAAACCCCAAGCAGGTTGGTACCGCATTGTCAGTGATGATGAACGTCTGCTGCGTTTGATTGCCCGTCAAACTGATGCCAAAGCCCCTTTGGAAACCGTAATGGATCCCATCGGTGAGTTGTTTGGCACGGTACCAGAACCGGGGCCAGGGGGGATGCGGCGGGTGAATGATCAAAGCGGGGCATCCGTGGCGATCGCCGCCCCACTACCCGGAGAACGAGAACGTCCCTGTGAATTGATTACAGCGCCCCTGGAGACAGACCACGAGCATCAATTAGAAACCCTATTATCCTTAGCGCGGCACCTAAAATTTACAGCTCCCGTTGAAGGCGCAACTCACCTTCATTTTGAGGCGACGCCCCTCCAGTCAGCCCCGGCGATCGCCAATTTAGTGAATCTGTTGTGGCGCTATGGGGCTATTCTCAAAACCCTCATGGGCACCAATCCCAACTGTCGTCGCCTCGGCCCCTGGCCCGAAACCCTCCTCACCACCGTGAACCAGCCAGAATTTCGGCAACTCCCCTGGCCCACTGTCCAGCAACAACTCCATCGCCTCAAGCTAACAAAATATTGTGATTTTAATTTGGTGAACTGCATCAACGCCCTACCCCACAAAAACACGATTGAAGTGCGAATTCTTCCCGTTTGGCTAGAGACAGCACCCATTCTGCAGGCCGCCTCTTTATTTACCGCTGTTTTACATTTGGCTACTCAGGGAGAGGCGATCGCCCCAGGCCCTCCAGAAAAATTCACCCGTGCCAATGTCCAAGCTCTTTTGCAACAACTGCAACTAGATCCAGCGCAAGTTGATCTTTGGTTGCAACGGGTGCCCCAAGGCAAGGCCCGGAAAAAAGGTTTTCAGTAATTTCAACGATGGAACCCTTAGATTAAGCGCTATCGCTAGGACGACAAAGGCTGACCGCACTGGGTACAAAAGCGATCGCCTGCCGTAATTGCTTGACCACATTGGCCACAAAACCGTTTTGGTTTATTGTCGGCTGCCGAATTTGCTGCTGATGTCGGTTGCTGCTGGACAGACTGAGGCAAATCATTGATCCGCATCTCCATATTGCCCAGGCGCATTTCCATCGGTTTCATCTTCATTTCCATGTTGCCCATTTTGAGTGGGGGCAGGGGTTCTAAAGGTGACATCGGCTCCGGAGATTCCGTCGCTGTTTGTTCTAAAGGCAGCGATTGGGCACCCTGTAAATTGAGGGGTTGTTCACAAAGGGTAGCCATTTGGCCTTGTACTCTAATCTGCGTTGTTTTTGTCGCGCTAAAAACCGTGATGACCGTGATCCCGCCAGCCTGCATTACCGTGGGCTGTGCTGTCCATGTGCCCGTTAAATAACGGTTTGTGCTTTGTTGCTGTTGTCCAGGGCCACTTTGGCTAAGGGTAATGATGGTATGGGAGCCTTGGTTCGTCAAATCAAGCCGTTGCCCAGAACCAAGATAACAGACGTAATTCATGGGGAAACTCCAACAATAATTTGCAAAAATAATGCTCGCGCAGCTTGGAAGATATGCGATGATTAACCTGACAGCAACTGGCTTTTACTGTCTATGTTTTGACAGATTATGATCGGCCAACCCAAAAATTTTTTCTGTGAATCCCATCAGGTCAAACGAGGTCATCAAGATTGACATATTGTTTAGGAATCTTAGTTCGCCAGGGTTTTATCCTCGCCGCCGATTCACGCACCAATGCGGGGGTTGATTACGTTTCATCCTATCAAAAGTTATTTGATTTTTCCTGTCCAGGGGAACGGGTGCTTATTCTCTGCACTTCGGGGAATTTATCCATTACCCAAGCCATCACCTATCAACTAGAACAAGAGATTCGCAGTGGTACGCCCCACAATCTCCATACAATCCCTAGTCTTTATGATGCTGCCCGCTACATTGGCCAAAAAACGCGCCAACTGCAACAGGAAGATCGGCCGTGGCTCGAGAAGGATCATATTGATTTTCAGTGTAATTTTCTCCTCGCCGGACAAATTGCCGGGGCACCGCCGGAGCTTTTTCTTATTTACAGCCAGGGGAATTGCATTCGTGCGACCCCAGAGACGCCTTATCTACAGATTGGCGAAACGAAGTATGGCAAACCGATTTTGGATCGCACCCTCTCCTATGAGTCTTCTTTAGATGCGATCGCCAAATCAGCCCTCCTCTCCATCGACTCCACAATGCGTTCTAACCTGTCTGTGGGGCCTCCCATCGATATGATTTCCTATGCGGTCAATAGCCTCAAAATCCAGCACCGTTTGCGGTTAGAAGCCCGCGACCCCTACTTACTCAAAATTCGTCGCTATTGGGAAAACGCCCTCAAACAAGCCTCCGAAGCAATGCCAGGGGTGGAATGGAACCGGGACTTAGGGCAGCAGGATCAAGATCCCGCAAGCAATGGCACAGATTTTCTTTAGTCTCACAATCACGATACAGACGCTAATTCTTTCGTCTGGTCATGCAGACTAGAGACACGTTCAAGATTGCCTTCGATCACGTCACAAAGATCGTCTAAGGGCAGATCATTAACATCAAAACCAAAGGGATTTTCTAGCTCCCGGGCGACTTCTTCAACGCCCAGTAGCAAGAAGCTAACCACGGCCACAATCGGAATCGCCCACCAGGTCATCTCAGGCACCAGGCGGAACGGTAAACCAAAACAATAAATTAAAATCAAGCGCTTTAAATAGACACGATAGGTAATCGGAATTGGGGTGGTTAAAATTCTTTCGCAACCACTCACACTATCCGTGAGATTATTCAGCATACCGGTGGTCATATTTAGCTGCGCATCCCCAAAATTTTTCAGCTTGAGTTGCTGATGTAGATAGGTGCGTAACCAAAATTGAATATCAAGGGGACGATTTTTCGAGTCTTTCAGTTGCGTGACCTGCTCCGGCTCGACCAATGCTTCTAGTCTGTCGTTTACTTGGTCTCCCCGTAGGTGCAACTTGGTGGCGATCGCAAAAGCAAGCAGTAGATTTAAAGCCTGTTTTTTGCCCTGTATTTCTTTTTCTGTTGAGGTCGTAATCCCAATCAAAATTTCCTGGGCAAGATTACGGATATTCACAACGATTCCTCCCCATGCTTTTCGCCCTTCCCAAAAACGCTCGTAGGATGTATTCGTGCGAAAAACGATGAGCAAACCCAGAATCAGATTGTAAATAACATTTGTGGTCAAATCTCCCAGTTTCTCAAGATAGATAGGCAAACCCTGGAGGTAGATAAATGTCAATGCCGCAGTCAAAATACAGAAAAAAAGGATGCGCGGCAAAATCATAGACAAGACAGCCCCCTTGACCTGAAAGATAGTACTGAGCCAATCGGGTTTATCCAGTTTGTCAGAGGTAATCATCGGTATCTAAAGTAATTTTTTGTGTGAGTCAACAAATTAAATATTCAGTTTTCAAATCAGCTTTCTAAGTATCATCTCCTGCAGGTAATTGGTTGGGAAAATAATCATTGTATTTATCCTGATTGTAATAATATAAAGTGCGAATAGGATAGGGGATATTAATATCAGCTGCGTCGAATACTTCTTTGATCTTAATAATTGCCAGGGTTTGGACGCGACGAACTTCTTTTTGTTTAGGCGTTGTCCAATAGCGGACAATAAAGTCAATGGAACTATCGCCAAAACTGACGAGATCAATTTCGGGGGCAGGCTGTGCTAAAACGCCATCCAAATCACAAATCGTTTGCTGTAATAAATCCTTGGCCATTGGCAGGGGCGTATTGTAATCTACCCCCACACCGAGATCAGTGCGCCGATTAGGATAAGCTGTTTTCACCATTACCGCATCAGTAAACACGCTGGCATTTGGTAACAAGACTTTTTCCCCCTGATAGGTGCGAATGCTCGTTGTGCGGATGCTGATATCTTCAATAATACCTTGGTAATCACTGACTGCAATTTCATCACCGATGCGAAAAGGCTCCTCAACCAGTAGGATAATCCCCGCAAAAAAGTTTTTGACGATATCCTGAAACGCAAAACCAATGGCGATTGAACCCACCCCTAAAGTGGCAACAATATCCCCTAAACTCAGGCCAGGAAAAGCGACTACACAGGCAAATAAAACACCTAAAACCCATGTCCCCACATAAACGCCTTTGTCAGCCAGAATTTGTAGTGAATGATTTTTGATGGTTTTGGCGGTAACTTCTTTGGTTATTTTCTGGAAAATTTCCGAGCAATACCTTGTTAAAAATAGAATAATGATTCCAGTTAGCAAGCCAGGGATTCGTTGAATACCGATACTTAAAATGGCTTGTAGACTGTTAATAATGGTTTCTGTAATTTGGCTCATAAAATGTGTGGCTTCAGTTTGTAGTGAAACTCAATATAATTAGGAGAATAATTCAACAAAAATTTTAGGATTGGCAACAATGCCATCAGTACTGAGAGAAAATAAAAAGTATTCTGCTCAAGTTAACTGAACCGATTTCATGGTGAAAGCTTTCCGTAAAGCTGTCAAGTTAACGGGGTTTGGCATATAGAAATGATTCGCTAATGCCATCCTCTGGCTTAACTGATGATAGACCCTAGAGAATTATTGCGATTGTGATTGTGTTTGGGAAAAAAGCACATCATCAACCAGACGAATATCGCAAACCAAGCTCGTCTGGGGTCTCCCCAAGGGACTCTGGATATCTCCCGATACAGGGGCCGCCCGTCGGGGATCTCCCGTTGCCGCAACGGCGATATGACCGTCTGTGACCGCTAAACCCAAGGTGGGATCAAAGCCACGCCAGCCACCTCCCGGCATATACACTTCTCCCCAGGCATGGAGTTCATGTTGGGTTGTGGTTTCATCGCCCCGTTGGTAGCCACTGACAAACCGTGCCGCTAGACCAGCGACTCGACAGGCCTCAACCCATAACAAGGCAAAATCACGGCAGGTACCTGTCCGCTGGCTGAGGGTGATCCCAGGAAGTTGGGGTGCCCCTTCAAGGCGATGGATATAGCGGCAATCTTCATAGATGCGCTGGGTCAGTTGGCTCACAAAGAGGCCGGCATTTCCTTCTACTTGGTGCAAGAGATCCTGGGCTAACTCCACGACGCGGGGATGGGGAGTGGTGAGTTGTCGGTAGGGATAAAGTCTGAGGGCGAGGGAACTGGGGTAGTCCCAGGGGCAGGCGATCGCCCAGGGAGCCATCAGATAATCAAAAGGATTCTGACAGACGACTTCCACCTCTGCCGTTGTGACGAACTTTAGGGACTGCACAGGTTTGGGGTCAAACCAGAAGCGATCCGCCACGTTGCCATCTGGATCCAGGAGGCGAGTGTGCTGCCGGGGTAGCGGGTCAACCTCTAAGTGAAACTGCCGGAGCCGTTGCTGGCCATCGGTGCGTGGACATAATTTGACACAATGACTGCCCAGTTCTACGGGATGACCGTAGGTGTAGAGGGTCGAATGGGTGATCTGATAGCGCACAACACAGGCCTAAAAAAGTAAACAGTTAATTCAAACTAAACCGCCAGGGGGACAGCGATGAAATCTTCATAAATATCCTGACCAACGCGATTCAATTTACTCTGAAGATCGTCAAGGAATTCATGGAGGCCCTGGTCAAAAATTTCATCCATCGTCATGTAGTCCAACGCAGAACAGAGGCGACCAAGGGAACGCTCACTACAGCAACTCCAACTCCCAACGGGAGTCCCGGCAATGCAATGGAGAGATTTTTGGGCTTCGAGCAACGAAAAACAAATCGACCGGGGAAACTGTGCATCCAAGATCAAAAAGGCGGCTACATTCTCTGGGGTAATTCGATGTTGGCGTTTGCGGTACATCTCGTAGGCACTGGCAGATTTGAGCAGGGCAATCCACTGCAAATTATCTAAAGGACTCCCTACATCCTGCAAAGAAGGCAAGAGGATAAAGTATTTCACATCAAGGATTCGCGCTGTTTTATCTGCCCGCTCGAGGAGACGCCCCAACTGGCCAAAGTGCCAGCCTTCATTGTGGGACATTGTCGCTTCCATAATGCCTGCGAACAGATGACTCCCCATGCGAATGGCAGGATAAAATTGATAACGCTCTTCTAGGGTCATGGGCTGACTCGCGGCCCGTTGTACTGTGTGATAAAGCTCGTTGAGCTGTTCCCACATCTCAGAAGAAATATTGGCCCGGACAGCATGGGCATTTTCCCGCGCCCGTTTGAGACAGGACACAATTGAACTGGGGTAGTTCTGATCAAAGGTTAAAAATTGCAGGACATTTTCGCTGGTGGCTTCGCCATAGGACTCGCGGAATAGAGCAGAATCTCCTGTGGTGGTGATCAGGGCTTGCCAATAGTTGGTGGTGGTTGTCGTATCTAGCAGGAGGGTTAAATTGACCTCCACAAAGCGAGCGACATTTTCGGCCCGTTCGACATAACGATTGAGCCAATAAATAGAATCAGCAACACGACTCAACATGGTAGATCTTTACTCCTCGAATTTGCTTAGGAATAGGGTGTAGTAGGGAGTTCGCAGTTTGACGTAATTTTTTTAGGCGGCCTTGGTATTAATCACCCAGGTATCTTTGCTGCCGCCCCCTTGGGATGAGTTGACGACTAGGGAGCCTTGTTTGAGGGCGACACGGGTCAGGCCACCGGGGTTAACATAGGTGCGATCGCCACCGTTGAGGATGAAAGGCCGTAGATCCACATGGCAGCCGACAAATGCGCCGTCGATCAG
It encodes the following:
- a CDS encoding zinc-ribbon domain-containing protein produces the protein MNYVCYLGSGQRLDLTNQGSHTIITLSQSGPGQQQQSTNRYLTGTWTAQPTVMQAGGITVITVFSATKTTQIRVQGQMATLCEQPLNLQGAQSLPLEQTATESPEPMSPLEPLPPLKMGNMEMKMKPMEMRLGNMEMRINDLPQSVQQQPTSAANSAADNKPKRFCGQCGQAITAGDRFCTQCGQPLSS
- a CDS encoding transglutaminase family protein, with product MRYQITHSTLYTYGHPVELGSHCVKLCPRTDGQQRLRQFHLEVDPLPRQHTRLLDPDGNVADRFWFDPKPVQSLKFVTTAEVEVVCQNPFDYLMAPWAIACPWDYPSSLALRLYPYRQLTTPHPRVVELAQDLLHQVEGNAGLFVSQLTQRIYEDCRYIHRLEGAPQLPGITLSQRTGTCRDFALLWVEACRVAGLAARFVSGYQRGDETTTQHELHAWGEVYMPGGGWRGFDPTLGLAVTDGHIAVAATGDPRRAAPVSGDIQSPLGRPQTSLVCDIRLVDDVLFSQTQSQSQ
- a CDS encoding mechanosensitive ion channel family protein — protein: MSQITETIINSLQAILSIGIQRIPGLLTGIIILFLTRYCSEIFQKITKEVTAKTIKNHSLQILADKGVYVGTWVLGVLFACVVAFPGLSLGDIVATLGVGSIAIGFAFQDIVKNFFAGIILLVEEPFRIGDEIAVSDYQGIIEDISIRTTSIRTYQGEKVLLPNASVFTDAVMVKTAYPNRRTDLGVGVDYNTPLPMAKDLLQQTICDLDGVLAQPAPEIDLVSFGDSSIDFIVRYWTTPKQKEVRRVQTLAIIKIKEVFDAADINIPYPIRTLYYYNQDKYNDYFPNQLPAGDDT
- a CDS encoding alpha-E domain-containing protein, which translates into the protein MLSRVADSIYWLNRYVERAENVARFVEVNLTLLLDTTTTTNYWQALITTTGDSALFRESYGEATSENVLQFLTFDQNYPSSIVSCLKRARENAHAVRANISSEMWEQLNELYHTVQRAASQPMTLEERYQFYPAIRMGSHLFAGIMEATMSHNEGWHFGQLGRLLERADKTARILDVKYFILLPSLQDVGSPLDNLQWIALLKSASAYEMYRKRQHRITPENVAAFLILDAQFPRSICFSLLEAQKSLHCIAGTPVGSWSCCSERSLGRLCSALDYMTMDEIFDQGLHEFLDDLQSKLNRVGQDIYEDFIAVPLAV
- a CDS encoding bestrophin family protein; this translates as MITSDKLDKPDWLSTIFQVKGAVLSMILPRILFFCILTAALTFIYLQGLPIYLEKLGDLTTNVIYNLILGLLIVFRTNTSYERFWEGRKAWGGIVVNIRNLAQEILIGITTSTEKEIQGKKQALNLLLAFAIATKLHLRGDQVNDRLEALVEPEQVTQLKDSKNRPLDIQFWLRTYLHQQLKLKNFGDAQLNMTTGMLNNLTDSVSGCERILTTPIPITYRVYLKRLILIYCFGLPFRLVPEMTWWAIPIVAVVSFLLLGVEEVARELENPFGFDVNDLPLDDLCDVIEGNLERVSSLHDQTKELASVS
- a CDS encoding proteasome-type protease, with protein sequence MTYCLGILVRQGFILAADSRTNAGVDYVSSYQKLFDFSCPGERVLILCTSGNLSITQAITYQLEQEIRSGTPHNLHTIPSLYDAARYIGQKTRQLQQEDRPWLEKDHIDFQCNFLLAGQIAGAPPELFLIYSQGNCIRATPETPYLQIGETKYGKPILDRTLSYESSLDAIAKSALLSIDSTMRSNLSVGPPIDMISYAVNSLKIQHRLRLEARDPYLLKIRRYWENALKQASEAMPGVEWNRDLGQQDQDPASNGTDFL
- a CDS encoding amidoligase family protein gives rise to the protein MITLDWKIGFEIELLAPAGSSRQDLAEAIATAQGGQVHRFFHPQSEPSKVPGKPVFHNLTLGFEILDPQQRMIAQCVDDLTLQKDLKRQAKPQAGWYRIVSDDERLLRLIARQTDAKAPLETVMDPIGELFGTVPEPGPGGMRRVNDQSGASVAIAAPLPGERERPCELITAPLETDHEHQLETLLSLARHLKFTAPVEGATHLHFEATPLQSAPAIANLVNLLWRYGAILKTLMGTNPNCRRLGPWPETLLTTVNQPEFRQLPWPTVQQQLHRLKLTKYCDFNLVNCINALPHKNTIEVRILPVWLETAPILQAASLFTAVLHLATQGEAIAPGPPEKFTRANVQALLQQLQLDPAQVDLWLQRVPQGKARKKGFQ